The DNA segment GAAGGGCGGCAAGGTCGGCGCGTTCGGCGGCGCCGGGGTCGGCAAGACCGTCGTCATCATGGAACTCATCAACAACATCGCGAAGCTGCACGGCGGTATTTCGATGTTTGCGGGCGTGGGCGAGCGCACGCGCGAAGGCAACGATCTCTACAACGAAATGATCGAAGCCGGTGTCATCAAGGTGAAGAAGGATGCGAAAGGCCATCCGGTGATTGGCGACAACGGATTGCCAATTATCGAGCCAGGTTCCCGTATTGGACTGGTGTACGGCCAGATGAACGAACCCCCCGGCGCGCGTCTCCGCGTTGCCCTCTCGGCGCTGGCGGTGACCGAATACTTCCGCGACGAAAAAAATCAGGACGTGCTCCTGTTCGTGGACAACATTTTTCGGTTCTCGCAGGCGGGTTCGGAAGTATCCGCGTTGCTGGGCCGCACGCCCAGCGCCGTGGGATATCAGCCGACGCTCGCCGCCGAAATGGGCGACCTTCAGGAACGCATCACCTCGACCAAGAAAGGTTCGATCACCTCGTTCCAGGCTGTCTATGTGCCCGCCGACGACCTTACGGATCCCGCGCCGGCAACGACCTTCGCACACCTGGACGCGACCATCGTGTTGGAACGCTCCATTGCCGAGCTGGGTATTTATCCCGCGGTTGATCCACTGGCGTCAAACTCACGCGCTTTGTCCGCCGATATCGTCGGTCAGGAGCATTACGACGTCGCGCGCGGCGTGCAAAAGGTGCTGCAGCGCTACAAGGATTTGCAGGACATCATCGCCATTCTCGGCATGGACGAACTTTCCCCCGAGGACAAACTGACCGTCTTCCGCGCCCGCAAAATCCAGCGCTTCCTGAGCCAGCCGTTCTCCGTCGCGCAGGTGTTCACGGGACGCGAAGGCAAACAGGTGCCCGTGGCCGAAACCGTGCGCGGCTTCAAGGAAATCCTCGAAGGCAAACACGACGACATCAACGAAATGAACTTCTACATGAAGGGCGGCATCGACGAGATTAAAGAGAGTTGATGGTTTGGGGTTGAGAGTTGATAGAAATCTCACTCTCGACGCGCCACGGCTCTCAACACTCAACTCGAATTACTTTCAACTGCGATGGCCACACTGAAACTCGAAATCGTCACGCCGGAGGCGAAGATTTACTCCGAGGACGTGGACATGGTGACGCTGCCCGGCGTTGAAGGCGAGATGGGCATCTACCCGATGCACGTGCCGTTGATGACCCAGGTGGTGGCCGGCGAACTGGTCGCCCGCAAAAGTGGCCAGGACCACTTCCTCGCGATCGGCGAAGGTTTTGTTGAAATCACCGGTGAACGTGTCGCCGTCATGACCGACATGGCGATCAAGGCGGAGAACATCGACGAGGCCAAGGCCGAGGAGGCCCGGAAACGCGCCGAAGCGCGATTGGCGGAGAAACTCGATGACGAGGAGGCGGCAATGGTCAGCGCCGCGCTCATGCACTCACTGGCGCAGCTCAAAGTGAAACGCCGCCATCATCGCTAGAACATCTTTTACCTGGCTTGAGGACGGGCTGCCAAACGGCAGCCTTTTTCATTTGCCTTACAGGGAAACTTCCCGCTCTGCCAAAGGACTTGACGGGTTCGACGGTGGCGGGAATGAACTCCTGAGGCACGATGGAGAACTACTGATTCTCCCTCACCCTAACCCTCTCCCGCTGGGCGAGGGAACAGTTGCCGAAGGTTCGGGCGCTCCGAAGATTCTGCCGGCCATCGCCGCATAGCGGGTATTCGAAGCGGTCCGATCCGAGTCCAAAGCGTTGAACGCTCCTCCTTCGCCCCACGGGAGAAGGCGGGGTGAGGGGAAAAACGCCATTCGGATGGCGCGGCGCGCAACGTTTTCGACCTGGTTGTCGAATGGCGGCCTTTTTCGTCGCCAGACATCCAATCAAGGTCGTGGCAACGGCGGCCTCGGCAGAACGTCGAACACGTCGAGAATTTCCCGGGTGGCTTCCATGAGCCGCACCACCTTCCCCTCGACGGCCACCGTAATCGCTCCCACTGGCGGCGCCGGCAGTTTCACCACGATTTCCTGCGGGAGCGGATGGCATTCCTTGAAGACCTCGGGCGGCATGATTTCGTGGACGACGACTTTTTTCTCCCAACCTGGCGGTAATCTTCCTCCGCGCGCGACTTTCTTCGCGAGACCCGGTGGCAACGACTTCGACTTTTTACCCTTCTTCCCCTTTGTTTCCGCTCCGTTGCAGTAGTCCTGAATAATCTTCCGTTCGGAGACCGTGATGCTGAAGTCAATCTTCCCGTCGGGTCGGCCGGAAGCGGTCTGCGCATCATCCGACTTTTTTGATTTCTTGTTCCCTTTGTCCGCGGCGAGTGGCGCATTGAACGCGGTGAGCGCGAACAGGCAAATGAGTACGATTTTAACGGGCGTTTTCATAATAACTGGATTCGTTTGCATGGAGCACAGGCGATTGATCCCGTACCGCATGACAATGTATGAGATCGTGGCAGCGACGCAAAGATTTTATCTCAACCGGCCATCAGGTCCGGGTCAGGTTTGCTCCACGCCCGCTTTACCGGAGAACTCGCCTTCTGTCGCCCGACGGAATTCCATCCAGCGTTCGGGCTGCGTCAACGGGCCAAAACCCAGCCCGCGGTAAACGCCCTGCGCGTCCGCCGTCGCCAGCATCCAGCAATTCACCGAAGCGAATTCGGGGTGTTGCAGGGCGAACCGCACCATGGACCGCGCAATGCCGCGGCTGCGATGCGCTTCATCCACCCAGACATCCGCCAGATAGGCAAACCGCGTCCGGTCGGACACGACGCGCAGAAATCCGACCTGTCCTTCCGGTGTGTATGCGCCTACGACCAGCGCTGAATTTCTTGCGGCGCGTTCCACCCGCTCCCGCGAAATGCCGGGCGTCCAATACGAGGTCGTCAACCACCCGTGGATCCGCGCCCAATCCACACGCGAAATCGCGGCGTCGATCTCGTAGCTGTCCCGGCCCAGTTCGGTCGCGGTGAATGTTGAGGTCGGTCCGTCATCTGTTTTTCCACTTTCTCTGGCGGATGCAGTCGGTTTCGTGCCGCTTCGCCTTTGCATCAGGTAACGAAAGAACGACCACAGCCCCGAGAACCGATAGTTGCCGTCCACGTAATGTTCGATGACGTAGAACGCGAAATAATAGAACCGGCAAAAACACCAGACGGCAATGGCCAGCAGGACCACTATCTTCAGTGACGGCTGCTCAAGGACAAGCAACGCCGAGGCG comes from the Candidatus Angelobacter sp. genome and includes:
- a CDS encoding F0F1 ATP synthase subunit epsilon, whose protein sequence is MATLKLEIVTPEAKIYSEDVDMVTLPGVEGEMGIYPMHVPLMTQVVAGELVARKSGQDHFLAIGEGFVEITGERVAVMTDMAIKAENIDEAKAEEARKRAEARLAEKLDDEEAAMVSAALMHSLAQLKVKRRHHR
- the atpD gene encoding F0F1 ATP synthase subunit beta, which gives rise to KGGKVGAFGGAGVGKTVVIMELINNIAKLHGGISMFAGVGERTREGNDLYNEMIEAGVIKVKKDAKGHPVIGDNGLPIIEPGSRIGLVYGQMNEPPGARLRVALSALAVTEYFRDEKNQDVLLFVDNIFRFSQAGSEVSALLGRTPSAVGYQPTLAAEMGDLQERITSTKKGSITSFQAVYVPADDLTDPAPATTFAHLDATIVLERSIAELGIYPAVDPLASNSRALSADIVGQEHYDVARGVQKVLQRYKDLQDIIAILGMDELSPEDKLTVFRARKIQRFLSQPFSVAQVFTGREGKQVPVAETVRGFKEILEGKHDDINEMNFYMKGGIDEIKES
- a CDS encoding GNAT family N-acetyltransferase is translated as MTDITNPQLIKLKGVLFLLIGILASALLVLEQPSLKIVVLLAIAVWCFCRFYYFAFYVIEHYVDGNYRFSGLWSFFRYLMQRRSGTKPTASARESGKTDDGPTSTFTATELGRDSYEIDAAISRVDWARIHGWLTTSYWTPGISRERVERAARNSALVVGAYTPEGQVGFLRVVSDRTRFAYLADVWVDEAHRSRGIARSMVRFALQHPEFASVNCWMLATADAQGVYRGLGFGPLTQPERWMEFRRATEGEFSGKAGVEQT